The Caloenas nicobarica isolate bCalNic1 chromosome 33, bCalNic1.hap1, whole genome shotgun sequence genome contains the following window.
GGAAAAGGCGGCTGGAATGTCCAGCGCCAGGGGCCGCCGGCGGCACCGAGCCCACGCAGGCACCGGCGCCGGTGAAGCCCCTTCCTTCGGAGCCCCGTCAGGGCCGTGAGCACCGGGGGAAGGAATCCCGGTGCACCGGGCAGCCTTCCCGGGGAACCGGAGCCCCGCGGGCCCCCCTGAGCCCGCTCCCTCCCGCGGGCGGCGCCGGGCCAGCTCCGCGCCCGCCCCCGTTATCTCCGCGGCCCCACACCGGACGCACCGGCGGTATCGGCTGCCGCAGCCCcgggcggggcccggcccgagCCGCGGGGCCCCCGCTCTCCCCGCCGTGCTCCCGGCCCGGTACCCACAACCCCCGCGCTCCGGCCCAGCGTCGCCCCGCGCCCCGGGGCGGCGGCCGTTACCCAccgcgccccgcgcccgccgtTACCGAGCAGCCGCGGGCAGAGCCCCGCCAGGGCCGCGCTCCCGGGCtcgtcccgccgcgccgccacGGTCGGCCCGGGGCCGCCACCGCCCCTCCCGCCGTCGCTATGGCAACCGAGCCCCCCGCGCTCCCGCCCGCTAAACCGGCGCGCCCCCGGGGAGCGGCGGACCAATGGCAGCGCGGAGTCGCGGGCGCTGGCCAATCAGCGCCTGAGTGAGGCGGGACTAAGCCGTGCGGCGGGCGGCGTGACGGACGGCGCGGCGGAAGGGACAAAAATGTCGAAACCGGTCGTTTCGGTGCGAGGGTGTCACGCAGTGTCCCCGACGTCCCACGGGGTACCGAAGTGTCCCCACAGTACCCCACGGTGGGGGGGGGGAATCTCACCGTGCCCACCGGTGTCACAGCATCCCGTGGCGTCACACGACATCCCACCGGGTGTCACGCAGCATCTCCTGGCACCTCGTGGGgtcccaaagtgtccccagATGCCCCACAACCATCCCATCGTCCCCACTGGTGTCCCTCAGTTTCCCACCGGATCcagcggtgtccccagggccgtACACCGTGACCGGGAGACGGTTCTGAGCCTCACCCGCCCCGGTCTCCGCCGGGACCGACCCACCCCGCCGGGAccccagccccggcctcccCCTCCAGACCCGCGGGGGACACGACGCCACGGGCACGGCCGGCGGGACGGCGGCCCCCGAGGCGGGCTCGGCCCCGGGCTGGTGCCCGAGGCGCGGTCGGTGCGTGGCCGCGGGCCCGGGGAAggccgggggcagccccggcgggCAGGAGCGGGAAGCGCCGGAGCCGCCCCGTCGGGACCGCCGCGATTGCAGCGCCGCGGGCAGCACGACCCGGCCCGGCGGGGACCGGAGCTGCGCGGTCCCGAGGGGGCGAGGACCGGGGAAGCCCCTCCGGGACACCGCGGAAACAGGGAGCCGCCGCTTGCCGCGCCGAGGCCATCCCGGCTGCTTTCCCGGTGCGGCCGGGGGACAGACGGGGGACAGcggaggggacactgggggacgcAGCGAGCAGACACCGAAGGGACACCGTGGGGAACACTGGGTGCCCCCGGGCGCGGAGCCGCCAGGAACTGCCCCGGGTTTTCCtgcccgtcccgtcccgtcccggcGCGGTGCGGGaccgggcgcggcggggcgcaGCCCGGGGACCCCGGCCCGGTATCGGTTCTGCTTTCGAGGGAGGCGGCGATTTCGCAGTAACGGGGGGCGGGTGCCACCTGCCGCGGGGATTCCCCACCTGCCGCCGCCCCATAAGAGCCCGGTGGCGGCGCCGGTGGCGGTACCGACCAACCGGCCAtggccccgctccgccgccttctgctctgcctctgcctcccgctgctgctgccgccgcccgcggccccggccccggccccgggacCCCGCATCGACTGGGTCGCCTGCAGGAGCCTCTCCCGGGAGCTGTCGCGACTGGTGGCGACGCTCAAAGAGCCGCACCGGGTGCTGGTGAGTTCGGGGGTTCGGCCGGGGGGACCGGCGGGAGCTGCGGGACATCCCGGGAGGAGCGGGACCCGACGGGACGGGATGCCGGGGGAAGTGTGGGGGGCACGGGAACCCCACTGACCACCCCGCTGCCAGGAGGAGACGCAACTAAGTGAGGAGGATCCCAAAAACTGGCCCCCCCGGATCCGCTGCAGCGACGCCTGTGACCCCTCCACGCTGGACACCAACAACACGGTACCGCGGGATggggggtgctggtggggggcagcggggagccTGGGGGATGCAGCTGGGTGTCCCAGGGGGGTCTCAGTGTCCTGAGAGATGTGCGCAGGAATCCCAGGTGGGGGGAGTCTGAAGGATGTGCTGGGGGGTCCCAGAGATGCCCGGGGATCCcagggatgctgagggatgTGCTCAGGTggtcccaggggtgctgggggtgtcccggggatgctgggggtgtcccaggggtgctggggctgtcccaggATGCCGGGGGGTGTCCCAGGATGCCAGGGGCTGTACCTGGGGGTCCCGGCCCCCCCCACTCACGCCCCGCTCCCCCAGCGCTGCCTGCAGCGAATCCTCCAAGGGCTGCAGCACTACCGGGACCTGCTGGGCTCCGACATCTTCACCGCCCGCCGGCTGCCCCGGCTGGAGGCCACGCTGGACCAGCTGCTGGGGCTCGTCcaggtgaggggctggggggccaggggggCTGCAGCCGGCGGAGCGGGTGCCTGGAGCCCGGACCCTCCTGACCCCGCTATCCCGCAGCAGGAGCacggccgccccccccggcacTCCCTGGCCCCCAGCGAAACCTGGACCCACCCGCTGCTGCAGCGCCTGGCGCTCCAGCGGCTCCAATCCTTCGCCGCCATCATGAGCCGTGTCTTCACCCACAGCGCCAGCACCCGCTGAGCCCCCCACGGACCCCCGGTTATTTATTCCCCTCCACCCCGAGGGGCTATTTATGTGTGACGCTCCCTATTTATCTCGGGTATTTATGAGTTTCTAATAAAGGTCTGAAGGAGATGAGCGGCTCCCCGTGTACAGCACAACGCGGGTCTGGCCGCAGGCAGTGGGTGAGGAAGAGGTTTATTTACAGGGGGGTCACTGGAAGTCGTTGGTGTCGATGTGGAGTGGGGGGAAGTCGGTGGTGAAGAGGGAGCTGACGGCAGCCGGGGCCGCGTCCTCGGACTGCGGCAGGAACGGGTCGTGGGGGGCCAGGAGCGCGGCGCTGCCTGTGGGAGGGGGACGGCTCAGCGCCGAGGGgacacctgtgtcccctcccggCCCTGACACCCACCTGCCAGCCTGGGGTCCAGCCCCCCATCCATGGCCTCAGGGATGTTGGGCATCAGCTCCGCCGGCTCCAGTGTCTCCAGTGTCCTTGAGCCCGACTCTGGCCCATTCACCAGTgactgcagcagctcctgcatgTCCGGGCTCCCCGGCAGCAGGTCCAGGTCCCTCAGCTCCGGTGGCAGCTCCTCGGGGACCAGCAGCGGTTCCACAGCCCCCGGCACTGGCTGcagcacccccgtgtccccagccaccagctgcagtgtccccagcctgccaggcagcacctgcagtgtccccaagccccctgGTCCCACCTGCAGTGTCCCCTGGCCCTCAGGGaccagctgcagcaccagctgttGCTCCACAACCCCAGGTCCCACTCGCTGTGTCCCCTGGTCCCCAGGTCCCATGTGTTGCAGTGTCCCCAACCCTCCGGGCAGCCCCTGCatcatccccatgtcccctggtCCCACCTGCAGTGTCCCCTGGCCCTCAGGGACCAGCTGCAGAACCAGATCCCCAATCTctggcagcagcatctctgggaCTCCAGGTCCCACCTGCAGTGGCTGTGGTGGCTCCAGGACGTGGGCGTCCCCCTGCAGTGTCCCCGAGCCCCCAGGCTGCACTGGCCCCAGACTCCCAGATGTGACCTGCAGTGTCCCCGAGCCCCCAGGCTGCAGTGGCCCCAGACTTGAAGATGTGACCTGCAGTGTCCCCGAGCCCCCAGGCTGCAGCGTCCCCAGGCTGGTGACCAtcacctgccctgtccctgggctcaagggctgcagtgtCCCCACATTCCCAGATGTGACCTGCTGCGTCCCCGGGCCAccgggctgcagctgcagcgtCTCCAGGTTTTCCGTAGCAACCACCAGCTCCTCTTCCGTCTGCCACGACTCATTCGCCtgcctgcagggacagacatgGGCTCAGGGGACACCAAGCCGTGGGTGACGGGGTCCCCCTTCCCGCAGGGACCGGGGTGTCCCCCCGCCGCACCTGGAGGACACGCGGATGAGGCGCCGGTTCAGGTATCGCTTCTGTTCTGTCAGAGTctctggggacagagaggggaGGTCGGCAGGCGATTCCCCGGCGCTGTGCCGCGCGCCGTGCCGTGCCGTACCCTCCTGCCGCTGGCTGTAGTAGGGCCCGAAGGCCTCGTCGCGGGGGGTGTTGGGGTACAGGAACCGCAGGGGGTTCTCGGGGATGTTCTCCTCCACCAGCAGCTGGTAGTCGCGGATGATGTCGGGCAGCGCCAGCGACGCCAGCTCGGCCGCCGTGTAGGGAACCACCGCCCGGAACGCGGGGGGCCCTgcggggccggggtggggggcagccgGGGTCAGCCCCCCCCGCAGTGCCGAGGCCGGGGTGAGGGGCTGCACTGTGGGGGGGACACTCACCGCTCTCGGGGTGCTCCACCCAGGTGCACGTGACCCCCCCCAGGACGCTCTCGCTGAAGCGGATCAGGAACGTCCCCGTCCACTTCCCCTTCAGcagcttcttctcctgcttgCGGCTCACGAAGCCCAGGATGAGGCTGGGGGGAGGCACCGTCAGCCCCTGCGgcccccctggcccccccagcccccggccccgctcctaCCCGTCCTTCCAGAGCGGCTTGAGGTGCtcctggagcagccccaggatcCCGTCCAGCCAGGCCCAGAAGGAGAAGCCGGCGGCGCCGTCCTGCAGGAGAGGGGgtgagcagggatggggaggacgggggggacagggtGACAGCGGGACGGGCACAGCTCACCTTGGAGAACTTGGGCCAGGACACGGTGCTCTCCGGCGACGGCTTCGAGCCTGGAGGCGAGCGCAGGGTGATGTGGGCggctcagcccctgcccggACCTTGGCGGGGCTCGGCGGGgagagggggctggggggggcccGGTCTCACCGAAAAGCTTCTCGGCCAGCATGAGGAGGTGCTCCTGGGCCAGGCCCCGCTCGGCCACGCTCTCGAACTGCCAGCTCAGCACCTCGGCCAGCCGGGGccagggggctgcggggggcgcGGAGAAgaactgctgctcctgcaggagaCGGGGTGAGCGGGACGGGGGACAGGGAGGTGCACCAGAGATGGGGACGTGCGCTGGGACAGAGGACGGCGATGTGCGctgggacaggggatgggggaCGGGGATGTGCACCAGAGATGGGGACGTGCACTGGGACAGGGAACGGGGACATGCACCAGAGATGGGGACGTGCACCGtgacaggggacagggatgtgcACTGGGACAAAGGACAGAGATGTGCACCAGAGATGGGGACATGCACCAGGACAGGGACGTGCactgggacaggggacagggacatggatCAGAGATGGGGACGTGCACCGGGacgggggatggggacatgcaCCAGAGATGGGGAAATGCACCGGGACAGGGGACGGGGATGCGCactgggacaggggacagggatgcgcactgggacaggggacagggatgcgCATTGGGACCAGGATGGAGCAGGGACTAGGGACAGGCAAAGTTCCAATGCATGGAGAAGGGACCAGGGACAGGGACCAGGAACTCGGGACAggacacagggatgggacagCAGGCCAGGGGGGagacagtggggctgggggggtcctgcTCACCTTGGGGTTGCTGGGGTCACTGCTGAGCATGTTGAACCAGAGGATAGAGGCCCAGGCGCTGGAGAGCTGGTTGGTGTTGGAGATGATGACGAATGGCAGCGTGGAGGTCTGCAGAGGGTAGGGGGGTCAGACCTGCACCCCCccgagcccccagccccccccggccccccgcgctcgcctccagctccagctccagcccgcAGTAAGCGTACGCCAGCGTGAAGGTGATGATGTGCAGCTCCTCCGTCACGACCAGGGGACCCTGCCGGGGAGGTGACGCCATGGGGACACCGGCCGCCTCCgcaccccgcagccccccggaCTTGCACCCACCTCGCCGGCGCCCTTGCTGCCCTTGCCCGAGCGGCTGTCCTTCTGCTCCTTCAGCGTCTGCGGGCAGCACAGAGTCAGCCTGGGGTTGGGGGCACCGTGGGGGTTTTGCCCCCTCCCCAATGCTGTGGGGGACCCGGGGGTCGGGGCAGGGGTCCCCACCAGGTACTGGAAGTCGCAgaccagcccctcctggggactGTCCCCTGCCAGGAGGGTTTTGCTGCTCGACGTCAGGATGTTGAACTTGCGAAAcctgcagggcagagagaagcgGGGGGTGGAGGGGTTGGGACCCACGTtgggggcacagccctgcccaccACCAGCACCCCTTCATCTCTCACCCTTTTAtcttgggggggtccctgcaaGAGAAAACAGGGTGTCAGCAGGAAGCGGGACCCCAGGGCTGGGTGGGGTCCCCTGCAGGGTCCTGGGACTCCCgtgggtgggcagggagggcCCCCCCAGGTCTGACCTGTCGATGTGGATCTTGGCCTCCATGTGGTGGTTGCGGTCGTGCAGGCGCACGAGCAGGCGGGCGCGGGCCGAGAACTTGCTGGCGGTGCGCAGGACCAGCGGGCGCTTGAAGGGGTTGGGCatgctgggctgctgctccaCCACGAAGGCTCTGCgggcacggggcgggggggtcagggctgccccccgccgcgccccaGCACCCCCCGAGCCGCCCCCACCTCCGCAGCAGGTAGGtgagctgctccttcagccGCTGCTCCAGGAGGGGGGTCTCTGCCTTTAGCGGGTCCCGCTCGTACGTCACCTTCTGCcacagctcccccagcgcccgcagcagctgcagcagctggaacagCCCCTGGCCCAGCTCCGTGAACCTGCGGGCGCCGCGGGGCTCAGCGGGGGCCAGTGCGAatccccccccatccccatcccacccatccCGGCCCTACCAGGTCTCCAGCGGGCGCAGGCGGGTGTCGGCGGGGGCCCCCATGCAGGCACGTTGCTGCCGCTCCCGCCAgtcccccagctcctgctgcaggaactCCTGCAGCCTCTCGCTGcgccccagcagctgctgcatctgCGCCAGCACCTCCTGGGGGGACACGCATTCCTGAGCGGGGGGGACGGGGCCGCCgtgacccccccagcccagccgcAGCCCCTGCTCACCCGCCGCTGCCGGTCCAGGGTCTGTAGCTTGGCCTGGAGGGCTTGGAGCTGCCGGGCGTACTGGGGGTCATTGGTCTTGTCCTCACCTGCAGGCAGGGGGTGAGGGGGGGTGAAGGGACACAGCGGGGCATGGGGCAGCACCGTCCCGTGTCTCTGCCCCTGGCGGGGGGCAAAATTCACCCTTACCCGGCACGTAGTGCACCTTGAAGCAGAAGTCGAAGGCGTCCTGCAGGTCTTCCAGGTGCCGGAAAGCGCGTTCGacctcctggggaagggggggggtgggaggtgagGGGTCGGGCAGCCCCCGAGGTGTctggggggtcgggggggtcgTTACCTGCAGGGCCGCGTGGAACTCGGCCAAACGCCGCTGGATCTGCTGCTCGCGGCCGCTCtccggggcagggctgggcgccggggctgccccccccTGCGGACACACGAGGTGTGGGGCAGCGGCCGGCAGGGCCCcgcggggcaggaggggggaCCCTGCCCTACCTGCCCCCCCGCCTGGCCCAGGCGCAGGATCCGCcgctcctcctgcagcaggttGGCCACCAGGTTGGCAAACCGCTCCGGACACTCCTCGAACTCGGCCTGCAGAGGGGCCAGGGAGGGGGGGTCAGTGGGGCACAGACACCCCCGGGAGCCCCTTCAAACCCCAGACCCACCCACCTGGAGGTCCCGCCGGGCCTTGCGCAGGTTGTGCTTCAGCATGAAATCCTCGTCGCCCAGCCCCGGGCTGCCCAGGCGCTCGCCCAGCAGCGCCAGCAAGGAGTGGAACAGCATCCGTGCATGGGACGAGAGCGGCTCAGCCGCCTGGCGCCTGCGGCACCGCGGCTCAGCACCGGCACCGGTACTGGCACCGCGGCTCAGCACCGGCACCGTGGCTCAGCACCGGCACCATGGCTCAGCACCGGCACCGTGGCTCAGCACCGGGTGAAACACACCGGCAcggccccccgccccggcacccCCGTTACCAGTTCTGGTCCTCGATCCAGGCGGCCAGGCACTGCCGCACGGCCATGGGCAGCGCAGCCCCCGCGTACAGCTGGTGCACCTGCTCCAGGTGCGCGTTGGCCAAGCTCTGCACCTCCTGCCACTGCGCCAtgctgggggggccggggcgtCAGGGCGGCGCCACCGTCCCCCGGACATGGCACAGCCCCCCAATACGGCACAGCCCCCTGGACACGGCACAGCCCCCCAAACACACCACAGCCTCCCGACACGGCACAGCCTCCTGGACGCggcacagcccccccaaacACATCACAGCCCCCCCAAACACATCACAGCCCCCCCAAACACATCACAGCACCCCGGACACATCACAGCCCCCCGGACACGGCCCCTCGAACACggcacagcccccccaaacACATCACAGCCCCCCGACACGGCACCCCCGTACCTGCGGCTGCAGCCCGGGacccccggcccctccgcccggccccgctctcCCACCTCGGTGGCTCTTGGGGCAGGAAGGCGCGGAAGCCACGCCCCTCTCCCGGCTGTGCGCGGCGATTGGCGGAGCGCGGCGgcgaggccacgcccccccagCCGGGGAACGCGGGTTCCAGTGGGGTTGCCTACTTCCCCGAAATGACGTCAGGAGGCGGGGCCAGAAAGGGGCGTGGTCAGGGAGGGAACGGGGCGGGGCAATGacgggacatggggacgggacGTGGGGACGGGACATGggaaggggacatggggatgggacatggggaggggacatggggaggggacatggggataggacgtggggaggggacatggggacgggacgtggggacggggacatggggacgggacATGggaaggggacatggggatgggacatggggaggggacatggggacgggacatggggacggggacatggggatgggacatggggataggacatggggaggggacgtggggacgggacgtggggatgggacgtggggatgggacatggggaggggacgtggggataggacatggggaggggacgtggggatgggacgtggggatgggacatggggacggggacatggggatgggacatggggataggacatggggaggggacgtggggatgggacgtggggatgggacatggggacgggacatggggatggggacaggctgtAGGGACAGGGCCGCGGGACCTGGAGCCAGACAGGGCACGCTGGGtgggacaaggacagggacagggacgggcCAGCTGCCACCACGTGGTTCAGACAAGGCCACCCCGCGGGGCCAAGGTCCCCatgccccagggcagggtggcCCCGCATTGATCcggcaccaacacccccagccaGGGACTGGGACACGGAGCCGCCACACGGGACCTTTATTCAGATGATGAGGACGGGGCCGCTGTGGGCGGTGGGGGCCGGTGGCGGGTCCCGCTCGGCGGTGAAGTAGCTGATGAGCACCCGCACCCCGGCCTTGAGCcccggctgcagccccagctgcacccccagccccacggggccgccggcggcagcggccAGGGCGGCCAGCCCGGCGTAGCCCAGGTCCTCGGCCACCTCCAGCGCCCGCGCCGAGGCCTCGGCCTCGCAGCCCTGGAAGGCGAAGTAGAGGCTGGTGCCCAGGTTGTAGAAGGTGCTGACGCCCGGCACCCACTCCAGCACCCCGTGGGCCTCCCGCTCCCCCGGCGGGGCGCAGGGGTCCCCGTcctcccgccgctgccgccgccgggtCGGGTGCCGGGGGACGCGTTGGCACAGCCGGCTGCGGGTCCTGTCCCCCGGCACCCCAGGCGGGGTGTGGGGGACACCAGGCGCGGGGCCGTGGAGCCGCGGTGCCGCCACGCAGAGTGATGCCGGGGCAGAGCCCCCCGGCCGCgccaggctgagcagcagcggcagcgccGCGGGCACCGGGGTGTCCCGCAGCCGCGCCAGCCCCCGCAGCAGCGCCGCAGCCGCCGGGGCCCCCATCtcccggcacagccccagcaccgcgGCCTCGGCCTGGGGCGCGCAGGCGGCCGCGCTCAGCGCCAGGGCCATGGCGGCGCGGGCCAGGGCGCGCGGCGCCGGCGGCAGCTGGGAGAAGCCGGGCAGGGACTCGGGGCGCAGGTCCTGGCACGAGACCCCGcgccccggcagcgcccgcgGAGGGATGTCCTCGGCGAGCTGTGCCAGCAGCGCCCGCGCCGCGGCCCCGTCATCGTCACCCGGCGCGGGGGGGACGGCGGAGAGGGGGCTGCTGCccgagaggaggaggaggaggaggaggaggaagagcagatgCCGGGCCATGGCGGCAGCTCCAGGACGGCCTGTGGGGATAGAGGGAGCACAGCCCTGTCAGCCCCCCCGCAGCCAcggcccccgcagcccccacaCCCGGCTCACCCGTCCGCCGCCGTCCCCTGGCCCGTCCAGCCGCCGCGGCCGCTGCCACCGCGGCCTCTTTATAGCCGCCGTTATCAGATGTTGCGACACACCGggcctgtccccgtcccccagcgtggggacagggcagctcccaccccccccggacccccagaCTCACACAACAGGCAAAGCCAAGAGCTGCGCTTATTTATTTGGTCCCTTTCCAGATTTAAAAggtatcagagaaaaaaaaaaaaagctgaaagaaaaaaggagtttGGGGTAAAACCATTGGGGAAGGTGACAGGGCCAAGAGCCGCTGCCTGCTTTTGCAACACCCTTAAAACCAGCTTTAAAACGCAcagaaaacccagaaaacagcccagggcagggcagggcgaGCCCCTcaatcctcctcctcctcctcttcctcctccacacGCCGGACACGTTTCCGCCTCCCCGGGGGCTGCGGCTCTTCGGCCTCGTCCTCCTCggagccgggggctgcgggggccggTTCTGCGCCTGCGggtggggaaggagctgagCCCCCGGCCAGGGGGATGCACCGCAGGGGCagagcccccgcagcccccgggagAACCCACCTGAGCTCCCCCCGGCCTCGTCCTCGCTGTCCAGCTCCCGGCGGCGCTTGGTACCCGGCTGCACCGAGCTGGGGACGGGGACCCGCTCCTCGCTGCGGCACGGAGGGGTCAGCACCGCTCAGCTCCACACCGGGAGAACCCCGGGGGATGGATCCCACCCCGGTCAGGGACAGGACCCCCCCTGAGTGGGGACGGGAcgctgcggcggggccggcgcagGGTTCTCACCTCTCCGAGTCTGATCCCAGCCCGGCCGGCGGCTGCTCTGCTGCCGGGGACAAGGAGAGGGGCTGACGGGTGACCCCATGGCGGGGGGACCCCATGGCGGGGGGACCCCGGCCAcgtcctgcacccccagcccggtcctgcacccccagcctcaccccctgtcccctcacctGCAT
Protein-coding sequences here:
- the IL23A gene encoding interleukin-23 subunit alpha; this translates as MAPLRRLLLCLCLPLLLPPPAAPAPAPGPRIDWVACRSLSRELSRLVATLKEPHRVLEETQLSEEDPKNWPPRIRCSDACDPSTLDTNNTRCLQRILQGLQHYRDLLGSDIFTARRLPRLEATLDQLLGLVQQEHGRPPRHSLAPSETWTHPLLQRLALQRLQSFAAIMSRVFTHSASTR
- the STAT2 gene encoding signal transducer and activator of transcription 2; translated protein: MAQWQEVQSLANAHLEQVHQLYAGAALPMAVRQCLAAWIEDQNWRQAAEPLSSHARMLFHSLLALLGERLGSPGLGDEDFMLKHNLRKARRDLQAEFEECPERFANLVANLLQEERRILRLGQAGGQGGAAPAPSPAPESGREQQIQRRLAEFHAALQEVERAFRHLEDLQDAFDFCFKVHYVPGEDKTNDPQYARQLQALQAKLQTLDRQRREVLAQMQQLLGRSERLQEFLQQELGDWRERQQRACMGAPADTRLRPLETWFTELGQGLFQLLQLLRALGELWQKVTYERDPLKAETPLLEQRLKEQLTYLLRRAFVVEQQPSMPNPFKRPLVLRTASKFSARARLLVRLHDRNHHMEAKIHIDRDPPKIKGFRKFNILTSSSKTLLAGDSPQEGLVCDFQYLTLKEQKDSRSGKGSKGAGEGPLVVTEELHIITFTLAYAYCGLELELETSTLPFVIISNTNQLSSAWASILWFNMLSSDPSNPKEQQFFSAPPAAPWPRLAEVLSWQFESVAERGLAQEHLLMLAEKLFGSKPSPESTVSWPKFSKDGAAGFSFWAWLDGILGLLQEHLKPLWKDGLILGFVSRKQEKKLLKGKWTGTFLIRFSESVLGGVTCTWVEHPESGPPAFRAVVPYTAAELASLALPDIIRDYQLLVEENIPENPLRFLYPNTPRDEAFGPYYSQRQEETLTEQKRYLNRRLIRVSSRQANESWQTEEELVVATENLETLQLQPGGPGTQQVTSGNVGTLQPLSPGTGQVMVTSLGTLQPGGSGTLQVTSSSLGPLQPGGSGTLQVTSGSLGPVQPGGSGTLQGDAHVLEPPQPLQVGPGVPEMLLPEIGDLVLQLVPEGQGTLQVGPGDMGMMQGLPGGLGTLQHMGPGDQGTQRVGPGVVEQQLVLQLVPEGQGTLQVGPGGLGTLQVLPGRLGTLQLVAGDTGVLQPVPGAVEPLLVPEELPPELRDLDLLPGSPDMQELLQSLVNGPESGSRTLETLEPAELMPNIPEAMDGGLDPRLAGSAALLAPHDPFLPQSEDAAPAAVSSLFTTDFPPLHIDTNDFQ
- the APOF gene encoding apolipoprotein F, with the protein product MARHLLFLLLLLLLLSGSSPLSAVPPAPGDDDGAAARALLAQLAEDIPPRALPGRGVSCQDLRPESLPGFSQLPPAPRALARAAMALALSAAACAPQAEAAVLGLCREMGAPAAAALLRGLARLRDTPVPAALPLLLSLARPGGSAPASLCVAAPRLHGPAPGVPHTPPGVPGDRTRSRLCQRVPRHPTRRRQRREDGDPCAPPGEREAHGVLEWVPGVSTFYNLGTSLYFAFQGCEAEASARALEVAEDLGYAGLAALAAAAGGPVGLGVQLGLQPGLKAGVRVLISYFTAERDPPPAPTAHSGPVLII